Proteins from a genomic interval of Lolium perenne isolate Kyuss_39 chromosome 1, Kyuss_2.0, whole genome shotgun sequence:
- the LOC127344530 gene encoding uncharacterized protein isoform X1, whose amino-acid sequence MDLEAEEELCGKQKWGLFSHFSRPASAFIAAEALQGPIRKRALDQEDPDPHAVGHKHKMGRTHTSRPDLPSASAKPPIVEHATPLEAMVGQEFLDKLATRGQKKKAPAPEAGTSDAPPSKRSRKEIVAGKEVTSKRYRKREMPVSSGPPLKIAKSATGMRPEGSEGAARASPPPRPSPVPSGAGKSPASPRGGNTSAGRAAPELSDHRAEEDFSSPPEAQDTGAINIGAGTEDAGRAEPLVPPVPEKKTTSSPCKSVPDSSAPASSSAATDAPEAPAPPPAAPSGKPATAKPTPPAQDPAAVVSATSSPSSGSRSLVLHAGRAALVAGEMASAQLGRITELTRGGADLGHLADYAEKWNRADLSPATLGLGKDKLPVIDPTSPRSTG is encoded by the exons ATGGACCTCGAAGCTGAAGAGGAGCTCTGTGGCAAGCAGAAATGGGGGTTGTTCAGTCACTTTTCGAG ACCTGCGAGCGCTTTCATTGCTGCGGAGGCACTACAAGGCCCCATCCGCAAGCGTGCCCTGGACCAGGaggatccggatcctcacgcagtTGGGCATAAGCACAAGATGGGCAGGACCCATACTTCACGCCCCG ATCTCCCCTCAGCCAGCGCCAAACCACCGATTGTGGAGCACGCCACTCCGCTGGAGGCAAtggttggccaggagttcctggatAAACTTGCCACCAGGGGCCAGAAGAAGAAAGCTCCGGCACCTGAAGCCGGTACGAGtgatgctcctccctccaagcgctcccGGAAGGAGATTGTTGCCGGGAAGGAGGTCACATCCAAGCGCTACCGGAAGCGGGAaatgccggtttcttccgg CCCTCCGCTCAAGATTGCCAAGAGCGCCACTGGCATGAGGCCGGAAGGCTCTGAGGGTGCCGCCAGGGCCTCTCCTCCTCCTCgaccaagtccggtaccatctggtgccggcaaatctccagcctccccccggggaggcaacacaagtgcggggcgcgcggcccctgaactttcagatcaccgcgcggaggaggatttctCTTCCCCTCCAGAAgctcaagacaccggcgccatcaacatcggcgccggcacagaagatgccgggagggcggaacctctggttcctcccgtcccggaGAAGAAAACAACTTCCTCCCCCTGTAAGTCTGTGCCGGattcttccgcgccggcaagctcctCTGCGGCCACGGATGCACCGGAAGCTCCTGCGCCTCCACCGGCTGCTCCTTCCGGCAAGCCAGCCACCGCCAAGCCTACGCCTCCAGCGCAAGATCCTGCCGCGGTGGTCAGCGCCACCAGCTCTCCTTCCTCCGGCTCGCGGAGCCTCGTGCTAcacgccggccgcgccgcccttgtGGCCGGAGAGATGGCATCggctcagctgggccggatcaccgagctcaCCCGCGGCGGAGCCGACCTGGGCCACCTCGCCGAttacgctgaaaagtggaatcgAGCGGATCTGTCCCCAGCGACGTTGGGCCTGGGGAAGGACAAGCTGCCGGTAATTGATCCTACCAGCCCCCGGAGCACCGGGTAG
- the LOC127344530 gene encoding uncharacterized protein isoform X3, producing the protein MDLEAEEELCGKQKWGLFSHFSRPASAFIAAEALQGPIRKRALDQEDPDPHAVGHKHKMGRTHTSRPDLPSASAKPPIVEHATPLEAMVGQEFLDKLATRGQKKKAPAPEAGTSDAPPSKRSRKEIVAGKEVTSKRYRKREMPVSSGAPWTPGSISLKSFCGSTGSFPKPTANAKLCRKPPSRTSPTSSPRSKLKKSSSPRSTNKLWMLKGKFPLS; encoded by the exons ATGGACCTCGAAGCTGAAGAGGAGCTCTGTGGCAAGCAGAAATGGGGGTTGTTCAGTCACTTTTCGAG ACCTGCGAGCGCTTTCATTGCTGCGGAGGCACTACAAGGCCCCATCCGCAAGCGTGCCCTGGACCAGGaggatccggatcctcacgcagtTGGGCATAAGCACAAGATGGGCAGGACCCATACTTCACGCCCCG ATCTCCCCTCAGCCAGCGCCAAACCACCGATTGTGGAGCACGCCACTCCGCTGGAGGCAAtggttggccaggagttcctggatAAACTTGCCACCAGGGGCCAGAAGAAGAAAGCTCCGGCACCTGAAGCCGGTACGAGtgatgctcctccctccaagcgctcccGGAAGGAGATTGTTGCCGGGAAGGAGGTCACATCCAAGCGCTACCGGAAGCGGGAaatgccggtttcttccgg AGCACCTTGGACACCCGGAAGCATCTCTTTgaagagcttctgtgggagcaccgggagctttcCGAAGCCCACAGCAAATGCCAAG CTGTGCCGGAAACCACCATCAAGGACCTCTCCGACTAGCTCGCCACGCTCAAAG CTGAAAAAGAGCAGCTCGCCAAGGAGCACCAACAAGCTCTGGATGCTCAAAGGAAAGTTTCCGCTGAGCTGA
- the LOC127344530 gene encoding uncharacterized protein isoform X2, which translates to MGRTHTSRPDLPSASAKPPIVEHATPLEAMVGQEFLDKLATRGQKKKAPAPEAGTSDAPPSKRSRKEIVAGKEVTSKRYRKREMPVSSGPPLKIAKSATGMRPEGSEGAARASPPPRPSPVPSGAGKSPASPRGGNTSAGRAAPELSDHRAEEDFSSPPEAQDTGAINIGAGTEDAGRAEPLVPPVPEKKTTSSPCKSVPDSSAPASSSAATDAPEAPAPPPAAPSGKPATAKPTPPAQDPAAVVSATSSPSSGSRSLVLHAGRAALVAGEMASAQLGRITELTRGGADLGHLADYAEKWNRADLSPATLGLGKDKLPVIDPTSPRSTG; encoded by the exons ATGGGCAGGACCCATACTTCACGCCCCG ATCTCCCCTCAGCCAGCGCCAAACCACCGATTGTGGAGCACGCCACTCCGCTGGAGGCAAtggttggccaggagttcctggatAAACTTGCCACCAGGGGCCAGAAGAAGAAAGCTCCGGCACCTGAAGCCGGTACGAGtgatgctcctccctccaagcgctcccGGAAGGAGATTGTTGCCGGGAAGGAGGTCACATCCAAGCGCTACCGGAAGCGGGAaatgccggtttcttccgg CCCTCCGCTCAAGATTGCCAAGAGCGCCACTGGCATGAGGCCGGAAGGCTCTGAGGGTGCCGCCAGGGCCTCTCCTCCTCCTCgaccaagtccggtaccatctggtgccggcaaatctccagcctccccccggggaggcaacacaagtgcggggcgcgcggcccctgaactttcagatcaccgcgcggaggaggatttctCTTCCCCTCCAGAAgctcaagacaccggcgccatcaacatcggcgccggcacagaagatgccgggagggcggaacctctggttcctcccgtcccggaGAAGAAAACAACTTCCTCCCCCTGTAAGTCTGTGCCGGattcttccgcgccggcaagctcctCTGCGGCCACGGATGCACCGGAAGCTCCTGCGCCTCCACCGGCTGCTCCTTCCGGCAAGCCAGCCACCGCCAAGCCTACGCCTCCAGCGCAAGATCCTGCCGCGGTGGTCAGCGCCACCAGCTCTCCTTCCTCCGGCTCGCGGAGCCTCGTGCTAcacgccggccgcgccgcccttgtGGCCGGAGAGATGGCATCggctcagctgggccggatcaccgagctcaCCCGCGGCGGAGCCGACCTGGGCCACCTCGCCGAttacgctgaaaagtggaatcgAGCGGATCTGTCCCCAGCGACGTTGGGCCTGGGGAAGGACAAGCTGCCGGTAATTGATCCTACCAGCCCCCGGAGCACCGGGTAG